One window of Mesorhizobium sp. WSM4904 genomic DNA carries:
- a CDS encoding methylated-DNA--[protein]-cysteine S-methyltransferase codes for MENASPITAGHAVLETVIGFMGIAWSEKGLIRLCLPERSREAVERRLFRNAGVSRATEQPKWVVELIASIKAYTAGEDVDFSGVPVDLDGVDDFRLAIYDAARKLGFGETTTYGELAKRAGHSGLARETGAALGANPVPLVIPCHRILAAGGKIGGFSAPGGSATKEKMLAMEGVRVGPPPAAQASFGF; via the coding sequence ATGGAAAACGCATCACCGATCACGGCCGGCCACGCAGTGTTAGAAACAGTGATCGGCTTCATGGGCATTGCCTGGAGCGAAAAGGGCCTGATCCGGCTCTGCCTGCCCGAACGCAGCCGCGAAGCGGTCGAGCGCCGGCTGTTTCGCAATGCCGGTGTTTCGAGAGCCACCGAGCAGCCGAAATGGGTGGTCGAATTGATCGCTTCGATCAAGGCCTATACAGCCGGGGAGGATGTCGATTTCTCCGGCGTGCCGGTCGATCTCGACGGCGTCGACGATTTCCGCCTCGCCATCTATGACGCCGCGCGCAAGCTCGGCTTCGGCGAGACCACCACCTATGGCGAACTGGCCAAGCGCGCCGGCCATTCCGGCCTCGCGCGCGAAACCGGTGCCGCCCTCGGCGCCAATCCGGTGCCGCTGGTCATTCCCTGCCACCGCATCCTTGCCGCGGGCGGCAAGATCGGCGGCTTCTCTGCGCCTGGCGGCTCCGCCACCAAGGAGAAGATGCTGGCCATGGAAGGCGTGCGCGTCGGTCCGCCGCCGGCCGCGCAGGCTTCGTTCGGGTTCTGA